DNA from Branchiostoma lanceolatum isolate klBraLanc5 chromosome 6, klBraLanc5.hap2, whole genome shotgun sequence:
TTGATAGCCAACACGTACATCGGTTGCACCAAAGATGCAACGatagaaaataaagaagaaatggAACTCTCGTATTACTTCAGTCATGCGCCTTTTCTATAGTATCTCTTTTGATAAGATGTTTCACAAGATCATCGATAACCCGTTTTGATTTAGGGTAGGTTAGGCAAATGATAGCAGTCATGGCCAAGAACCTAATCAGAGACCTACAAAGTAAGGAAGTACCATCTCATGAACTAATAAGGAAGAGAAAGGGATATACCTGATTACCCATGGTAGGCATAGATGTCCAGAAACACCCACCAAACCCTTCTGTCAAACTGACACATCAAAACAAAGAGAGAAATCATAACAAGAAGAtagtaaaagaagaaaacagagcGAGGAATAAACCTTGCAcaccaaacaaacaagtaaacaatggCTAACTGGACAGCAACACATTCAGACAGAAAAGATCAGCGATAACTCCATGACATCGTCACAGTAGAATTTATTTTCCGACAGACATGTGTGGAAAAGACAATGACAACGTGGTGCCACAGTTTCAATACTAGATGTGGAACGTATACCATTAATGTGGAACGAATATATCAGTCATAACTTAACGTGCAAATAGATCATATCTGTCTCATTGTGAAAAGTGCACAAACCTCGTGTTGTGTCGTTTGCGCAAAACAATAACGACAACtcattatacacatgtacagtggagCAGCGTTACAACTTGGTAGTCATGATACGCCTGCAACTTATAGAAATATTTTTGTGGCAAGGCCCGAGTAAGAAAATACGGGCTAAAGGACACATTTCGTCATTGCACAATATGCCCTTTGGGCATTGACAATAGAAACAATACAAACATTTTAGTAATGTAGTTTTCGTCTTATAAAGACTTATTCAGTAGCCTCATGGCTTGAAACCTCTGAGTGTCTCAGTCGAATGTGTCGTAGGATTTTCCGCGAGGCTGTAACAAACTGACCGACGACAAGAGCCTACGGAAACCTTGTCCGCCACTAGACAGCTGGCATCATATCAACACATTCTCAATTTGGTTTCGTTAACCTGTGGTAAGACATACCGTCAAGCTTCAGTCATATATTAACTCTCCTTGGAGAATATGACAGGGGCTTGACAGAGCTAGATTAATCAATACCACAACCAGACAGTCCATtctttagcctggatgccagactcccgATCTCTATCATATCTATCGTGTATTTCTCAGGGTCTAACTCTGAGCGGGAACCGTTGTAGAATTTCTTTTGGGGCGTGTTGGCCCTAGAGAGCCGAGGAGTGTGTAGgcaaacagtctggcatccaggctaccccgtcttgtatcagctgTCCGCCCCAGGAGCCGCCCCCTTGCCGGTTTTCTTCTGGTGTAGCTGTATCTGCGTGATCTCTATCTGCTTGGCCTGCGTGTTGAGCTTCTTCACCAGGATGCTGATCTCGCGGTCCTTCTTGTCCACCGTGGCCGACATCTCCTGGAGCTTCCGCTTCAGCTTCTCCTCCGACTTCGTGTGCGTCTTCTCCAGCTTCTTCCTTTCCTTCTGGAGCTCCTCCTGtgttaatgaataaatgaagacctttatcatacatttttgcccaacttgGTTAAGTGGAGGTCTCAGGAAACgacatgtttacaaacacacacatattgGTACGAGTATCTAGCATAAAGGTTCAGCTGTTATTTACCTCGTAGTGCCTTGTGGCACACATAGCAgtatgtttccttgctgttcagtagcagggtgtatacttacagggaggggttgctagcctttcccctttaatgtgctccaggcacctcctcaaacacgggcccccattttacgtccgcACCGACAGACGGGaacagccccaaccaagatgaaCTGTCCCAGGATTCGAAGCAGGTCTCAAAAAACctatgtattgtgtatcttattacctattACCCCCATTTTGCGTCCTTTCCGATGACGGATGCAGCCCCCACAACCAAGATGCCATTCCCTTGAttaaaccggggtctcccagttaccaactaaatgGAACCAacagctcaactgtgaggcagCTACCAGTTGAGATATCGATATGGGGACATTccttgtctaaccttcatcgacgtacaaaATACACCTCACCTTCTCAGACTCCATGAGCCGGGTTTTCTTCTCCGTCTCGTGCGTCAGAGTCCGGATGTGGCTGGTCAGGTCATGGATGTGCTTGTCCTGTCTGCGCATGCGCTCCTCGTACTTCTCGGTGCGCTCCTTGAGCATGCGCACTGTCCTGTCCAGCATCTGCTTCTCCTGTTTGATCCCGTGCAGCTCCTCCCTCAGCTTGGCGGTCCGCTCCCGACCCTTGTAGTCTTCAAACACGTACCTACAACAAGTCATCGTCATCAGAAAACATTTGCCAACATTTAGTGTTCATACTGATCACTTTGAATTTAGATAAGCTCGGACTTTGGGAGGTTTTAACTTAGGTATGTCTAGATCTAACCTCTGCAATTGCCTGGGGATAGAGTGTTCTCCTTTCATTCGGAAGGTCGGGGGTTCAAACCCCCGGCGAGTCATACCAGAAACTTGAAAAATGGAACAGACTGCCCAAGGGCAATAGAAACGAAGATGGGCACTTCTGTGTCAATGGAAATGATTATCAAAGGGACCATCGAATTGTGGCCACAATGGCTATGTgatctttatgtagaggtgttcACTAATACAGGGTTGACTGTATATCTCCTGATCAGGTACTTACTGACAACATGATGATAGAGACATTAGTAACTCACTTGTCCttttcttttgtgattttgtcCTTTTCTATCTTGGTCTGCTGCAGTTCGTCTCGAAGCCGGTCCTTTTCCTTGGCGTTCCTCTGCGATTCGAACTCGTACGTGTCCAGCGCTCCCAGCATCTTAGCTTTTTCCTCCTACAGCggacaacaaggcaatcagagatggcaagcttcacccccttaccccaGTGCGTTACGACTCCTTCAGTCAAAAATAAGAGCACTGGGGATGTATGGCATCTCTCCATTGTGTCATGATCTCAGTAGGATCGTAGAAatgcaagcacacacacacgcgcgcgcgcgcgcgcacacacacacacacgcacgcacgcagatacacacttacacacacacacatttacacacacgCGAGCGCGCGCGcgaagctttattgacacaacaaaaagtacagtgacttttgttaggtcaactacaaactacaaaacagaaatacaaaatCTTACGATTGtgctttatacaaaacaatacatgcTAACATACGTAAAAGCCTTATATCGTAAtacctgatttgtctcgttgacattgtgcccttgggaaaggaacttaataacgactttccccacttcgctcaaataagtacatgtactagcttcggttaggggcgtccctcggataggacgttaaatggaggtgtattttaggagagccacacctcgagcacgtaaaagaaaccACCatgcttatcaaaaagagtaggggtccttcccggtgtgtgtggatctaatatatctgtccggatatgcagcttgtactgttcagtgcaaacctgttgtgttacgccatgaggcggtttggTGGGCcagtatgcaatacaaactagggggcccaaacccacaccacttctttattgcATCACAAGCTATAAGCCATCCAAAaaccaagaccatagcacgtccaggtcaaaagatacgaaaacggaagttctgctgcagtaccaaggtcacataccagggggcccataatCGACCCTgactttcggcttcccaactcccgcccacataccaaatatcatcgtaatccatcaagaggctcttgagttatgctgactagagtggtccggaaacacaaacagacagacagacagacaaacaaacaaacagacacacagactcaccgaaaacaatatctccatttttcatggagataacaaacaaaatatataaagaTCTGGTTCCCCTACTGACCTTGATGTTGTCGAGTTCCCTGGTCATGTTCTCCCGAGTCCCCGTCAGTTCTCTCACGCAGTTCTCTGTGTCCTCCATCAGCTTCTTGATCTGCGCCAGCCACTTGTCTCTCTCCTCCTCCACGCGCTTCGACTCCTGGATGTACCTGTCCTTCGTCTCTcctattgtttattcgcatatataAAGACATTACATCGTATGATGATAGCAGTTAAGTAGCAGGTTGATTTAAAATGTAACATGATTTTTCGTTGGCCCTCCAAAAACGCGTAAGACACGTGTGATGTCATGTGAGAATGCTAACGTTGTAGCTATAAGGTACacatatctatttatctattcattcaaaCTTTGTTACAGAGGTAACTAGGCTGGGGTAACAGAACTATATAAGTTCTTTTATAGACCCCTgtccaaaataaaaacaaggtaAATATATACAAGACGAACAATTCAAATTAATAATTACAATCGCAAACAAggataaatgataaaaataaataaCCACTATTGAATAGATCATTGGTAAAAACAGAGAATAATGTCGAatagtagcctggtatctaaacctatcatagctgccGAGGCTCTTCTGTCCTCTACGCAATTAGAGAAACTCGGTAGCTACAATAGGTCTGCATACCAGGCTGATGATAAGGTACATATACATAAGCAGACAAAAGTagtgaaaaaaataatgaaagaaacaagTCAAAATTACATAATCAAGTTTCTATATACATCGGAAACTCACCTAGTTTACGGAAGTCTTTAATGTAGATGTCCTTCTGTCTGGCCAAGGCGCGGGACTGGTCTATGTATCTGTCTTTCTCGTCAAGAAGTTTCTGAGCTTCCGCTATGTAGTGATCTTTACGTTTGATTACTAGGCGCGAGTCTTCTAGATACTTGTTTCTATATTCCTCTTCGACGTTGCTTTTTTCGCGCTTTTCTGGTGGTGCGGGCGATTGGAAGTACCGAGGTTTCAGCCAGCCGTCATCTTCTTCAACATTTGTTCTGTTCTCGTCTTTCTTCAAGTCTTTGTAGAAGCCATCTAGAATCTTTCGTTCCTTGTCTCTTAATTCCTGGTGGAACTTATTGAGTTCTTCCTCGGATTTTCTGATCTCCTGATGGAACTCTTCTAGCTGGCCCTCGCTCTCCGCGATGTCTCGGCCCAGCCGTTTGACGTTCTTCTCGTTCGAGACGAGCTCGCCGTGGAACAGGCGCAGCTCCTTGGCGCAGGAGCGGTACTTCTGCTGCAGTTCTTCCATAGTCATGGCGCCGGCAGTTCTCACACTGACTCAGATATACACTACTGGATTGCACAGGACGACCAAAGTGCTGCTACCGTGAAATCTCTCGTCTGTTACTGGAATAGTATTTCGTCTTCAGAGCGCGAATTTAGACTTCCTATGTCCTTTCTGGCAAGCAGTACGAATAGCAGCAAAGTTGTCTAAGTAAAAATATGTCGTCACTGACGACGTCGTCGTATTGCGTCCGATTCCAGTCCGGTCTTTCGTTCACGCAAGCTTGTTCAGCAGACCTCGTCGACAGTATTCCAGGCCTCCTTTATCTTAAAACGTCCCTGGAAACACAAATACGCAGGTATTATGTTTGTGTGGTGTGAGGTCGACCTTCCTGACTATGCTTTACATATGAAACGTATCAGGAAAGGAATACGATATGTAAATATTGCAACCATTCAGCGCTATGTTTATAGTATCACATGTACGTATACTTTAGCTCGGTCAGAGACAGAGTCATTTCTGTCTTTCAGATTACTGATCTATCCTACATAGACTGATCAGTTTTATTTCGCTACAAGTAGGTTACCAAACAAAGGCAGTTCCACGTGTACATGTGGAGTCACATGTAGTCATAGAATGATACATTTTGTGCGCCTGTGTTCTTCCATAAGAAAGGGCGAGTGTTTGGTCAGCGAGCTCGCCTTTCTGGTGCCGTGTGTTTAGGTAGGAACCGGATAGCGCACACAAGCGCACAGGCATTGACGGGGTCTACttatgtttatatgtttatgGGCGCTCATGGTCGACGATGATTTAAAAAGGTTTTCTGATAAGACCATATTttctaccctccaagcagaggtttggatCCGGTTGGTCTTTTTACGGTTTTTGTCAGGCCTTTTATACGTTTGCCTATCATACAAAAGGAActctgacaaaatagaaagcctgacaaaaacgccccaaaagacgtcaaaacccaGCTGGAGCCGAACCTCGGCTCGGAGAGTAGAAAATATCTATGGACAAggcatttggggggggggggggggggggtcggggCTTGCACACACGCATagcaggaaaaaaacaaggtaACGTTAAGTTGTATCCAGCGGTTTCTCTTAGCCTCGTGTGTTGTACAGGGTCGGCACGAGTGTGGCGGTGGGCAGAGAGGGCAGATTTGTAAGACTATCCGCAGTGTTGATATGGAGAAACAAACCACACGGCGAGCTCATCCCAACCTATAGCTGGTGGTCTCGGTCGGTGAGCAGAAACAAAACCCGACAGTTCCGACTGCTTGAGTCTCACCTGACGTCACGCACACACAGGTGAGCAGCGCCAGGTGTGGAAGCACAGGTAGAGCATCTATTAAAATGCCACACCAACTGTCCAGACCTCTAAGCCACCACAAAATGATTCAAAAGAAGACTATTTTAGATTGACTGTCACTGACACAACTGACTGTCATAACACTAGTCTTGCATCGCACGATCTTTATTCGAACATGCATAGTACATTACACGTTTACAattccacaaataaacacagttaacgttacatattgttgcagagGTCATTACCACTGGCTTTTtctggctagggtgtgctccctaggacctaggacttttttgacaggggtgcgTGTTTCATCcacctggattttctgtgctaggggTATCGAGTATATTCCTGATAACTTAAACGTCTCGTACAATCGGTATACCGTCCTTCTTTAGTCGTCGTACGTACGACGTACGATCGTCGCA
Protein-coding regions in this window:
- the LOC136436208 gene encoding golgin subfamily A member 6-like protein 22: MTMEELQQKYRSCAKELRLFHGELVSNEKNVKRLGRDIAESEGQLEEFHQEIRKSEEELNKFHQELRDKERKILDGFYKDLKKDENRTNVEEDDGWLKPRYFQSPAPPEKREKSNVEEEYRNKYLEDSRLVIKRKDHYIAEAQKLLDEKDRYIDQSRALARQKDIYIKDFRKLGETKDRYIQESKRVEEERDKWLAQIKKLMEDTENCVRELTGTRENMTRELDNIKEEKAKMLGALDTYEFESQRNAKEKDRLRDELQQTKIEKDKITKEKDKYVFEDYKGRERTAKLREELHGIKQEKQMLDRTVRMLKERTEKYEERMRRQDKHIHDLTSHIRTLTHETEKKTRLMESEKEELQKERKKLEKTHTKSEEKLKRKLQEMSATVDKKDREISILVKKLNTQAKQIEITQIQLHQKKTGKGAAPGADS